One window of the Chryseobacterium shigense genome contains the following:
- a CDS encoding lysophospholipid acyltransferase family protein translates to MTKILNYLWRFWLLLLAFVLTVTLGIPVYILSFSKKHYKYAYRFIRIWCFGMFYGMGLRYDLINLSDQKKDKSKPYVFISNHTSIMDIMLTCILMPNHPICFVGKKELVKIPIFGTIYKRICVMVDRSSARSRADVYRRCAEKMEEGNSIAIFPEGGVPDDTSIILDEFKDGAFTLASKHNSPIAVYTFIGLKEIFPFDNTKGYPGRVKVYFNGIMEPSDSPRDLKTEAYKEIKKTLLERSI, encoded by the coding sequence GTGACAAAAATTTTAAATTATCTCTGGAGATTTTGGCTGCTGCTGCTTGCATTTGTTTTAACAGTAACACTGGGAATCCCTGTTTATATTTTATCTTTCAGCAAAAAGCATTATAAATATGCTTACAGATTTATACGTATCTGGTGTTTCGGAATGTTCTATGGTATGGGTCTGAGATATGATCTTATTAATCTTTCCGATCAGAAAAAAGACAAAAGCAAACCATACGTTTTCATCTCGAACCATACTTCCATCATGGATATCATGCTTACCTGTATCCTGATGCCGAACCATCCCATATGTTTTGTAGGTAAAAAAGAACTGGTAAAGATCCCGATCTTCGGTACTATATATAAAAGAATATGTGTAATGGTAGACAGAAGCAGCGCAAGAAGCCGTGCAGATGTCTACAGAAGATGTGCTGAAAAAATGGAAGAAGGCAACAGCATCGCCATATTTCCTGAAGGCGGTGTTCCGGATGACACCTCCATTATCCTTGATGAATTTAAAGACGGAGCATTCACTTTAGCCTCCAAACACAACTCTCCGATTGCAGTGTATACTTTTATCGGGTTAAAGGAAATCTTCCCTTTCGATAACACAAAAGGCTATCCTGGAAGGGTAAAAGTATATTTCAACGGAATCATGGAACCATCAGATTCTCCGAGAGATCTGAAAACAGAAGCTTATAAAGAGATAAAAAAAACATTGCTGGAACGTTCTATTTAA
- a CDS encoding GtrA family protein, with product MRELLIRQKQVLFFIIAGGLSAVVEIGSFKAFSTYLPHFFARETNFHGIHYPLSNIFSTCCGIISNYFLSIWFVFERGKHSKRKEFAYFMVVSFVSTLLSLGFFQIFYSFIFKDNINLIFYTLSPEMISKISAILLVSILNYSVKKKVIFNG from the coding sequence ATGAGAGAATTACTAATACGCCAGAAACAGGTTTTGTTCTTCATTATAGCCGGAGGGCTTAGTGCTGTTGTAGAAATTGGAAGCTTCAAAGCATTCAGCACCTACCTTCCTCATTTCTTTGCCAGGGAAACCAATTTTCACGGCATTCATTATCCTTTAAGTAATATTTTCTCTACCTGCTGCGGGATCATCAGTAATTATTTCCTGAGTATCTGGTTTGTTTTTGAAAGAGGAAAGCATTCCAAAAGAAAAGAGTTTGCTTACTTTATGGTTGTTTCTTTTGTTTCAACTTTATTAAGCTTAGGTTTTTTCCAGATTTTTTACAGCTTTATATTTAAGGACAATATCAATTTGATTTTTTATACCTTAAGCCCGGAAATGATCAGTAAGATTTCGGCAATCCTGCTGGTTTCCATTCTCAATTATTCAGTAAAAAAGAAAGTAATTTTTAACGGTTAG
- a CDS encoding BadF/BadG/BcrA/BcrD ATPase family protein, producing MVAIVDSGSTKSDWVILDDFKKVFLKTETIGFNPNFINRELIVPEIEKNSSLILVKNSITKIFFYGSGCGVKKNCETIEEELKKIFTKAEITVKEDLMAAAYAAYNGKPAVVCILGTGSNSCYFDGEKLKIELPSLGFLMGDEGSGSAIGKQLVRRYFMKKLPGDLHAEFEQTYGLKIEEALKNMYHSPRPNAWLADFNKFVMERKDHPYFKNMVFEEMKNFFEYQVIPYEESKEAEINFIGSIAYYYENVLRSVAAELHLNVGHVVQKPIESLVNYHIKYIL from the coding sequence ATGGTTGCTATTGTTGATAGTGGGTCTACCAAGTCAGATTGGGTAATACTGGATGATTTCAAAAAAGTGTTTTTAAAAACGGAAACCATCGGCTTTAATCCCAATTTTATCAACCGGGAACTCATTGTCCCTGAAATAGAAAAGAACAGCAGCCTTATACTGGTTAAAAATTCCATAACGAAGATTTTCTTCTATGGCTCAGGGTGCGGTGTGAAAAAAAACTGCGAAACTATTGAGGAAGAACTCAAAAAGATTTTTACAAAAGCTGAAATTACAGTGAAAGAAGATCTTATGGCTGCAGCTTATGCCGCATACAACGGAAAGCCTGCTGTGGTATGTATTTTAGGTACAGGTTCCAATTCCTGCTATTTCGATGGTGAAAAGCTTAAGATAGAATTACCTTCCCTGGGTTTTCTTATGGGAGATGAAGGAAGCGGAAGTGCTATCGGGAAACAGCTTGTACGCAGATATTTTATGAAAAAGCTGCCTGGAGATCTTCATGCAGAATTCGAGCAGACTTACGGACTGAAAATAGAGGAGGCTTTGAAAAACATGTATCACAGTCCGAGACCTAATGCCTGGCTGGCAGATTTCAACAAATTTGTAATGGAAAGAAAGGATCATCCTTACTTTAAAAATATGGTATTTGAAGAAATGAAAAACTTCTTTGAATACCAGGTGATTCCCTATGAAGAATCAAAAGAAGCCGAGATCAATTTCATCGGCTCTATCGCTTATTATTACGAAAATGTTCTCCGCTCTGTTGCGGCAGAACTTCATTTAAATGTGGGCCATGTTGTTCAGAAGCCCATCGAGAGTTTAGTAAACTACCATATTAAGTATATACTTTAA
- a CDS encoding NADP-dependent malic enzyme: protein MSSKTHRDEKNFNQAALDYHKAEPKGKIEVIPSKPHSSQRDLSLAYSPGVAVPCMEIHDKPETVYDYTGKGNLVAVISNGTAVLGLGDIGAEASKPVMEGKGLLFKIFADINVFDIEINEKDPDKFIQIVKGIAPTFGGINLEDIKAPEAFYIEQKLKEELDIPLMHDDQHGTAIISAAALINALQIANKNIGEVKMVVNGAGAAAIACTNLYISLGLKRENVLMCDSKGVINHKRENLTPEKLDFIANTDIETLEDAVKGSDVFIGLSKGNVMTPEMLSTMKENPIVFALANPDPEIAYDLALETRKDVIMATGRSDYPNQVNNVLGFPYIFRGALDVQAKGINEEMKLAAVHAIADLAKEPVPEAVILAYNVQNLQFGREYFIPKPFDNRLITKVSSAVAKAAIESGIAGKSIEDFEEYENQLLDRMGRDEKLVRMMQSRARSNPKRITLGNAEEYNVLKAAQILYEEGIAFPSLLGDKKYIKEQMERYSINLDVPIIDPSDDDQKENRKKYRETLWKLRQRKGMNEYKAKRYVRQRDYFGPLMLRHGDTDGLIVGFSKNYTSVLRPVLEVIEKDKGVDKVAAMMMILSEKKPIFFADTSINQNPTAEDLVNIAKMAEITVKSFAIEPRIAMLGFENFAAISDTSKKVAKAVSILHEKYPKMVVDGEIQPDFAMNADHLSDYPFSKLETTPANTFIFPNLESANLSYKIIRGMKVAQVIGPILMGLKQPVHVLQMRSSVDEIVNLATVAVLDAQRRENKK from the coding sequence ATGTCAAGTAAAACCCACCGCGACGAAAAGAACTTTAATCAGGCCGCGTTAGATTATCATAAAGCCGAACCTAAAGGAAAGATCGAAGTTATTCCTTCAAAACCACACTCGTCACAAAGAGATCTGTCATTGGCGTACTCACCGGGGGTAGCAGTTCCTTGTATGGAGATCCATGATAAACCTGAAACGGTGTACGATTATACGGGAAAAGGTAACCTGGTAGCCGTAATTTCAAATGGAACGGCTGTGCTGGGACTTGGAGATATCGGAGCGGAAGCTTCAAAACCGGTAATGGAAGGAAAAGGTCTTTTGTTTAAGATCTTTGCAGATATCAACGTTTTTGATATTGAAATCAATGAAAAAGATCCGGACAAATTTATTCAGATTGTAAAAGGTATTGCACCTACATTCGGTGGGATCAACCTTGAAGATATTAAAGCTCCTGAAGCATTCTATATTGAGCAGAAACTTAAAGAAGAGCTTGATATTCCTTTAATGCATGATGACCAGCACGGGACAGCAATTATTTCTGCTGCTGCTTTAATCAATGCTTTACAGATTGCCAATAAAAACATCGGAGAAGTAAAAATGGTGGTGAACGGAGCCGGAGCGGCTGCCATTGCCTGTACCAACTTATACATTTCTTTAGGCCTGAAAAGAGAAAATGTCCTGATGTGTGACAGTAAAGGAGTGATCAACCATAAAAGAGAAAACCTTACCCCTGAAAAACTGGATTTTATTGCCAATACAGATATTGAAACACTGGAAGATGCAGTGAAAGGTTCAGATGTTTTCATCGGATTGTCCAAAGGAAACGTAATGACTCCGGAAATGCTTTCCACCATGAAAGAGAATCCTATTGTTTTCGCATTGGCCAACCCTGACCCTGAAATCGCATACGATCTTGCCCTTGAAACCCGTAAAGATGTGATCATGGCAACCGGAAGAAGTGATTATCCTAACCAGGTGAACAACGTGCTGGGATTCCCTTACATTTTCCGTGGCGCGTTGGATGTTCAGGCAAAAGGAATTAATGAAGAAATGAAGCTGGCAGCCGTACATGCTATTGCAGATCTTGCGAAAGAGCCTGTACCGGAAGCGGTAATCCTTGCTTATAATGTTCAGAATTTACAGTTCGGAAGAGAATATTTCATTCCGAAACCATTTGATAACAGGCTTATCACCAAAGTATCCAGTGCCGTGGCAAAAGCAGCTATTGAAAGCGGTATTGCAGGAAAAAGCATTGAGGATTTCGAAGAATACGAAAACCAGCTGCTCGACAGAATGGGACGAGACGAAAAGCTCGTAAGAATGATGCAGAGCCGTGCAAGATCCAATCCGAAAAGAATTACCTTAGGAAATGCCGAAGAATATAATGTATTGAAGGCAGCGCAAATCCTTTACGAAGAAGGCATTGCATTCCCAAGTCTTTTGGGAGACAAGAAATACATCAAAGAACAGATGGAACGCTACAGCATCAATCTGGATGTTCCGATTATTGATCCAAGCGACGACGATCAGAAAGAAAACAGGAAAAAATACAGGGAAACCCTTTGGAAACTTCGCCAGAGAAAAGGAATGAACGAGTACAAAGCAAAAAGATATGTACGCCAGAGAGATTATTTCGGGCCATTAATGCTGAGACATGGTGATACAGACGGACTTATCGTAGGTTTTTCTAAAAACTATACTTCAGTGCTTCGTCCCGTTTTAGAAGTGATTGAAAAAGATAAAGGAGTAGATAAAGTAGCGGCCATGATGATGATTCTTTCAGAAAAGAAACCTATTTTCTTCGCTGATACATCCATCAATCAGAATCCTACCGCAGAAGACCTTGTGAATATTGCTAAAATGGCAGAAATCACAGTGAAATCTTTTGCCATAGAGCCTAGAATTGCCATGCTTGGTTTTGAAAACTTTGCTGCCATTTCCGATACTTCCAAAAAAGTAGCGAAAGCGGTAAGCATTCTTCACGAAAAATATCCTAAAATGGTGGTTGATGGTGAAATTCAGCCGGATTTTGCAATGAATGCCGATCATTTAAGTGATTATCCATTCTCAAAACTGGAAACAACTCCTGCCAATACCTTCATTTTCCCGAATCTTGAAAGTGCCAACCTTTCCTACAAGATCATCAGAGGAATGAAAGTGGCGCAGGTGATCGGGCCAATCCTGATGGGATTAAAACAGCCTGTGCATGTATTGCAGATGCGTTCCAGTGTAGATGAAATTGTAAACCTGGCAACGGTTGCAGTACTTGATGCCCAGAGAAGAGAAAATAAAAAATAA
- a CDS encoding bacteriocin-like protein has translation MKNIKKLSRENLKQISGAGVRDQPIQSPDGTLYCLPSQGQLCLVGCTPTCVNGPCYLQACFDVNP, from the coding sequence ATGAAAAACATTAAGAAACTTTCAAGAGAAAATTTGAAGCAGATAAGTGGAGCAGGAGTTAGAGATCAGCCTATTCAATCTCCGGACGGAACACTATATTGTCTTCCATCCCAAGGGCAGCTGTGTTTAGTAGGCTGTACACCAACTTGTGTAAATGGACCGTGTTATCTTCAGGCGTGCTTTGATGTAAATCCTTAG
- the ruvA gene encoding Holliday junction branch migration protein RuvA, whose translation MIFSLKGSVQELTPTYAVIDVQGVGYYVGISLMTSQALALNKPTFLFTQQIIREDAHLLFGFNTRSEKEMFNLLISVNGVGAVSALILLSTLSLEEIASAILSRNSALIQKAKGIGAKTAERIIVDLKDKVQKFSVAEENISSFVDNKVKEESLSALEVLGIPKRMSEKIADRMMKQNPEISVEELVKQILKNI comes from the coding sequence ATGATATTTTCCTTAAAAGGCAGCGTTCAAGAACTTACGCCCACCTACGCAGTAATTGATGTACAAGGAGTTGGTTACTATGTAGGTATCAGTTTGATGACCTCCCAGGCCCTGGCACTGAATAAGCCGACATTTTTATTTACCCAGCAAATTATACGGGAAGACGCCCATCTTCTCTTTGGATTTAACACTCGTTCAGAAAAAGAAATGTTCAATTTGTTAATAAGCGTTAACGGAGTAGGAGCTGTTTCTGCCCTTATATTACTTTCCACTTTAAGCCTTGAAGAGATAGCTTCGGCTATCCTCTCCAGAAACAGTGCACTCATTCAAAAAGCCAAAGGAATTGGGGCTAAAACTGCAGAGAGAATCATCGTTGATTTGAAAGATAAAGTCCAAAAATTCAGCGTTGCAGAAGAAAATATTTCTTCTTTTGTGGATAATAAAGTCAAGGAAGAATCGTTATCTGCATTAGAAGTTTTAGGGATTCCAAAACGAATGAGCGAGAAAATAGCAGACAGAATGATGAAGCAGAATCCGGAGATCTCCGTAGAAGAATTGGTAAAACAAATTTTAAAAAACATTTAA